tggCTAGGCCacatttctcatttcatttttgtgccagaaaggaatgaacaactgttgcagttccccaatattttctttaagtatTTTCACTTGCCTTTCCACTTCTATCCCATTAAGTAAaactccccaatttattatggccagttTGTGTGCCATGCTATCACagtttcctctttttaaattcaggatcttagtctcagaagcaactctaccactctccaacttagagtcacagagttgtacagcatggaatcagaatctttggtccaatgcgtccaagctaaccgggtatcctaattaatgtggtcccatttcataccatttggcccatacccctgcaaactcttcctgttcgtgcacccatctagataccttttaaatgttgtaattgtaccagcccctaccacttcctcttgtagctcattccatacacgcactacccttgacatgaaaaaaaaattgccccttaggttccttttacatctttctggtatcaacttaaagctacgtgctccagttttggactacGAGCCTTGGAAAATGACgttggctactcaccttatccatgtctcacgattttataaacatttataaggccacccctcagcctccaacatttcagggaaaatagccccagcatattcagcctctccttatagcccaaaccctccaacttcagtgaaatccttttaaatcttttctgaaccacttcaagtgtctttactgacagcaacatttcaaaagtggcctaaccaatatcctatatagtcacaatatgacatttcaacacacctatacttaatgcattgaccaataagtgcaagaataccaaagtcttcctATCTAACTTTGGctccaccttaaaggaactctttgaacctgcaccccaaagtctttgttcagcaatgttccccaggaccttaccattaagtatcagttatataaataacaccaaaggatgatgtgactgcacaagtgcagagatccagcaggatgttgcctgggccggagcgatggagttttgaagaaaaagtagagaggctgggtggggacctaattgaagtgaacaaagctgTAGAGGGCATTGACAGCTTAGATAGGGAGAATCATTTCCCCTTAGTACAGGGATCAATaacggagggggggggggtggttgagaacacttttaaaataagtagttggaggttttaagtggttttgagggaaaacaaattcttccaaaaggaggtgagtgactatctgAAAGTCACAGCCTAaaagtgtcagagggagggttctggagtactgaccacttacacatgagcactatcccatcacctcctttccatttacccattgccatgtagttacaaATTTAATTTTAGATGGGTAGCACTAgagatttatttcaaataaattttaaaaattatcttatttatagattcagacttgaaattttgaaaaagtaaatattatgtatacattgtctatgaataggaagggaacagagggatgtaagagaagacagttttaatatggaagggcaaaacctgtcagcgcatgcttggagggctgaagagcctgcttctgtgctgtatttttttttgtactgCGCCCTTTTCCATCAGCTCCATCAGAGTAAAATTTTTATTGATTGAGGGCTTTCAATGGCAGGACTtttacccagcagtccccgcgctGGTAAAGGTCGCTGATTAACATTACaggcgagcactgcgcaggcgtcgtgccgttgCGCTCTTTGGAATGTATCCGCTGCGAGTAATGGCGATGGGGGATGatgctctgctcttttgtcacGTTCAaagtaaagattgaaagtgcgaagggagAGATGGAAACCACGGTGGCTCAggaggggtttctaaacacctctggaaggtgatgaaaactaaaaatgaatctgcAGGTGCTGTATTTCCAGATACAGGCCTTTGACCAGGAAGTGGTTCCAGTTTAGTGGGCGCCATCTTATCCGGGATCCGCGCACGCGCGACCAAACGTCACATCGTGAGTGGAGTTCCAACGGTCTCAGCTGGGTCCTAGCGCCAGGCGTATAACCGTAATTAACAATGGGGTTTTCAGCAGCTTCACCCATTCCCAGCCACAGCTGACCTATGCAGCCTCGAGTTGCCATGGGCCTTGGATACATTCAGTTGAGTGGCTGTGGCTGCAACTCCTGATACGTAGGAGAGCTGAACTTCTCGTTTTGTATCACTTCAGCCCTGATTTCTCATCTGTGGCTGCTCAACGTGGAGAAGAGTTGGTGAGTCAGGGAATTCTGGCTAAAACAGCATTCTGTAATACTTGGGTAAACCCATAGGAGTGGGACATGTATTATTACTGAGCATTCTTATTTAAGAAACTGGAACAGTCGTCAGCCCAGCGAGCTTTCTCTATCATTctggtaagatcatggctgatcagattgttactttaattctactttcctgcctgccctccATGAGAAGTGTCTTCCATGCCCAGCTGTCCCTGGGCACACACTGCTGACCATTACATTTGATACCTTCCACAATGGTAACATGTCAGCATAAGGGGAGGCAATCATCTCGTGGTATTctcactggcctgttaatccagagacccaggtgttgttctggggacctaggtttgaatcttgccacggcagatggtggaaattgatttaaataaatagctagaattaagagtctaatgatgaccgtgaatccattgtcgattgttggaaaaatcatctggctcactaaagttcttcagggatggaaattgccatccttacctggtctggcctacatgtgactcgaggcccacaacaatgtggttgactcgtaactgccgtctgggcaattagggatgggcaataagtgttggcctagccagcggtgccctcatcccaggaaGGAATATGGAGTAAAAAAAATGTCTCATTGACACTGGGAATTTCCTCAtgactttgttctttatttttgcttttattagtttGAGTGGAAAGAACATTCTGTCACAGAaatattacagtgtggaaggagaccTTTTGACCAgccatgtctgcactggctcttcacaATATCAATCTGACTGACTGAGAAGCTAGAATTATTTACTCTACATTGCCATCAATGGACTGATCATGATTCTggcattgaggttgttgacttgctcaccgagctggcttgtttttgttttcaaggtgagcaagtcaacaatctcacccacgacctgagctacaaatcgttGCAAAATACTGACATTCTGTATTTCTTTTACAGACGATTGGGAGAAGCTGATTTGTGAATGGCAAATGCAAAGTAAACATCACTAGTCAGGATCTGATTATCATCAGCTTTTCAATGTGGAAATAGAAATGCTTGCCTCTTCTGTCTGTTGGGGAAAACTTCATCGTGAGACACAGAAACACCCAAATGAGAATGTTACCGTGCACTGactgtgtaaagagctttaaCCAATTACGATGCCTGAATAAGCATTCCACCATTCTCAACCCAGAGAAATTACACGTTTTTTAATGTAAAAGAGGTTTCAGCAAATCATCCAACCTGGAGAGACACAAAGACACCAGCACCATGTacaaaccatggaaatgtgagtactgtgggaagagattcagttggccatcccagctggaaatacATGGACGCACTCACACGGGGGacaggccgttcacctgctccaaGTGTGGAAGAGGATTCAGAGAGTCAACCAACCTGCTTGctcaccagcgggttcacactaatgacagaccttttaaatgttcagACTGTGGAAAGTGCtacaaatgttctggggacctgatgtCCCATAAACGTGTTCACACCAATGAGAAACCTTTCAGGTGTTCTCACTGCAAGACTGGATTCAGAAAATCACCTGAACTCTGTGTACATCAGCGCacccacactggggagaggccatatACCTGCTCTGCATGCAGGAAGGGATTCATTAATTCATCCAACCtgttgagacaccagcgagttcattcTGCGAAGAGAACTTTTAAATGTTCTGACTGTGAGGAGACTTTTAAAagtagcaataacctgctgagacaccaatgcactcacactggagagaagccattcacctgctctgtgtgtaGGAAAGCATTTACACGATCATCGACCCTGGTcacacaccagcgaattcacactggggagcgaccattcacctgctccatgtgtgtaAAGAAATTCACATGTGCATCTCACCTTCTGAAACACCAACGCACTCATACAGAGGACAGGCCATTTATTTGCTCtgtttgtgggaagggattcactgagtcatccaacctgctgcaacatcagcgagttcacaaCTGACTGGGAGTCAGATTCTGACAGTATCGCTGCTGGTCATTACAGCCAGGACTGAACTAGCAAGTTGATCTTGAGGAGAGCAAGAAGTGCGTTCCAGCCATTTTCTTCCATGGCACAGAAATCCTAGCCCTTGATCAGAAAACCCTTTACAATTGTGTATAAAGTCAGAAATAACAATGATGAAAGCTGGAAATGTGCTGTCAAATCAAAATTGGTGTAGAACGATGACCTTTCCTGGCTGGAAGTTAATGGGCACATTTCTGCTTTCCGTACATTAGTAAACACAAAACTGGAACAAAACCTTCCATTGCTAATATGGcatctctcagccttctcttttccaaGGAAAAGATCTTCAGGCTTTCCTAGTGAGTATAACCTATTCCTTCATGTGATATTTGTGGTTGAACTTTTACTTTCCTAGCCTTTGCGAATTACGACACATTCAGAAATGTTTCAGATCTGAGGGATTCAGATCGGAATATTTATATTTAcatcattctctctgtgtctgttggCTTAACCACTTAACCATAGGAGTTTGCTGTTAGACTGTTGTCGATCAACCAACAAGCATTCATGAGCGAAGCACATTCCACTAAAAAAGAAAACCAATTTTCCTCTTGCATCTTTTAGATCTTCCTGCTGTTTTATCCCGGTAACATTTTAAATCAAACCCATACACCTCAGTGAATaaagtttatatttttaaaaatgcggaACTGAATGTCACTGATGCACACAGAGGAAATACAAACATAACTGCTGAGAATGAGAAGAGCTCAGCAAAACAAACACCTGGAAAGTAAGGACATCCCCAACTTGACTGTGAGCACACAGCTcatgaaagattaaaaatagAACAGAATTATTGAATGAAACACCTCCCAGTACTCTGTGTACTTAACTATCTAGTGAACTCTTAATATTTGCGAACTATGCTTAGTCACTTAGaagtgaaaagttttaaaagctcAGTTAATTATCACTAAACAATTGAGTATTAAAACTCTAAGAAATGGGAGAATTTAAGAAATAGCGGAAAACGCCAATTATAATTTATTTTCCCATTAATTTGGAAGGATTGGGAAAGAAATTTTTTTCCAACTCCCATACCAAGTGTTCATGACACTCTTGTTTAGTTGGAGGACTGAGCATGAACAGCCGTTCCTCCAACCTTTTGGGGTGTCTGAGGAGTGGGACTGGATCTGGAGCTCCCCTATTGGCTGAAACTCTGCCTCACTTGGAAACTGTTTGTGATTTTAAACCCTGTGCGGCTGGAGCAGACATTTCAAAGCTTTGTTTACActttaaaccaggcagattgCCTGTGATTGGCattgacctgaaaaattaaccaCCTAATGGCTGATGCCTATATTtttttgagttgaaacaggtacGGCATCTGTATATGTTTTGCCTGTCAACAAATAACAGGGTCTTGTGTACTAACACACATGGATTCCAGTGCATGCAAATGGACCACACTGTGAGCTGGACTGACAACTCTAAATTgattgtcagtgtaattcttagCAATTAGCAACTGTAATTCATAACTATGAAATACtttgaaaatgttgtcaaattgCAGAATTACATCTAATGCTGTCATTTGCATTTTACAAGCATGGACTAGTTGAGTATGGTCAGTACCTTGCCATTGcaaacattcaaaaggaaatgcTGTTTGATACGATCAGCCAGTCTTTGGGATTATGGCAGACATGCCTAGCATCACACATATCCCATATTACACATTTATGTGATTGGCAGAACATTTTTTGGTTGGACAGCAGCATTCCAGTACTGTTGAACACCAATCCTGTAATTCTGAATGGCAGTAGCAGTTTGAATCAGCTGGTTTCATTTAATGCTCAAAAATTTAAGATACCTTGCCATTTCAGAGTAATCTGAGGTACACAGGGCACTTCTGAGTTTGGAATGTGATAGCTTCTCGTTTGTCATTTGGTGTAAGTTTGGAAAgagattcactcactcatccaatCTGCTAAGATACCAGCCAATTCACAAGTTACTTGCGTGACAGAGATTTGCTGCTAAGCACATTTGGAGATGAACAGTGTTCATTGAGGTCTGTTTCTGATAATATTGGATAATTCTCATCCCAGTTATAGGGATTAATATCCTCAATAAAAGTCAAATCATTCAAATATGTTAAACATACAGTGTGTTTAAACTGCTACTACAATTGTAGTACAATTGATTTGCTGTCAACACAAGGCCTATCTGCTCTAGTAGTGCAAGAAGTGATTGGGAAAGGTTTTCCAGTTGGTTACTTTTCAGACCTAGTCAACCCCATAGATTGACAAATACCTCCGTGTACTCAACATATGTTCAGTATTCACTGTTTATTTCAGGACAGAGTACCTCAAAGTTTAATTCAGTAAATCTTCACATCCCATATCCTGCCATGACATTATTAACGTGGGGCCAAGTTAACTCAGAAATAATGCAACAGCGGAAGAAATGCAACATTTGTACATCTCTAAACACTTAAACTCCAGTCAGATGGTTGACAGGGAGCTGTTGATATGGTCAAGATCACTGTCTTGCCTGCCGCGCTCATCATCAAGCTCTCCACTCCTGTTCACTCTCTTGTCACTGCTCAAGACAATTTGGCCAAATCAGATTGTTCCCATGACTGGGATCCCACTCCCTTTCGCTACTCATCAGACTCAGGATCATCAGATCTGTTTCTTCAACCCTCCAAAAAACCTCCGCATGGTCCCTGGTACAGGCAGTGGAAAAGATTGTGTTACACATTTTAATACACCAGGGACAACCACCCAATCCTTATATTATTTATGGACGGTAAAGTAACATTTAAACCATTAAAAGGAGCTCACCGGTGAGACCAAACAGGAAAGTCCACATGATAAAATTAAAGATCAAAGTACAGGGGATCTAGGATAACTtgataagttggatacaaaattggctgactgATGAGACAGTGGGTGATGGGaggaggctgtttgtgtgactggaggccagtgtccagtggtgtaccatTGGGATTAATGCTAGGTCCCTTGCATAATCTTAGCCCGCCTCATTTCCAAAAACCAAGTCTAGTCGTACATCCTTTCTCGCTGGACTGAAAACATATTTTGGATTAAaatcctcatttacagcattgtgggtgtctcCAAACCAAACGCACACAAGCTCACTGCCACCATGTCAAGGTCATTTGAGGACAGGCAGCAAAACTTAGCCCAGTTAATAAAGTGcaaatccatgaatgaataaaacaatgctgttgaacagttccctgaaaatattTAGGAATTCTTGTCATTTACACTTATTTCCGTACTATTTGGTTCTAAGTTACATTGATTGCCATCCCAATTCACTCTCACATCATAGCTAACGATCTCACCAATGGGAATATCTTTACCCACCATCCCGTGCAGTAGTGAATGTCTCATCCTCACCTTAGcaagtttcttcttccttggaatgaatttctgcagtgtctcttgaattatcccaagaaacctGTGCCATTATGCTCCATTGGTTCCCTTTCATCAAGAATGTGTTACTTCCTGAAAGAATGACAATAAATTGTTTAAAGTTGATTTCTTACCGAACCACGGACTGCTCACCTTAAAATTTGCTTCATGCCCTGCTAAGTCATCTTTGATCATAACATCCATCACAGGGAATACGTTATAAGTTAATTGGTGCGCAGTTACCTGCATTCTATGTCTATACCCATTTGAATAAAGGATTtaaatttctttgtttcccaatcTCTGAATCTTCCCCAAATCTAGGGAATTTTCAAATCCAAAACCAAAACCAACACATCAACTCTCTGGTCATTTCCTTTAAATTCCAGGATACTGTCCATCAGGACGCAGCGTGTCTCAGCATGTAGTTCCGACAATTCACTCAATATGTttctctggtgattgtaattttcttcagttcctccatTTCCTGATTAATTCCTGCTTATTGAATAAGTCCAATGAAAAATACCCGTTCAATTCACCTGCCATCTGTTTGTTTTCTATTAGTAATTCGTCAGACTTTTCTCCTTTAGTACAGATGCTTCCTTTAtgaactttgttttaaatatgcAGGGAAACTGCTAAACTGTCTTCGTATTTTGGCTAACTTTGTCtcctactttttttttctctccttattaATCTTGTAGTCATTCTTTGCCATTTTATACCTTCTGCTTTGTCTAATCTGCCACCCATACTTCAGCAATTGTATGCTTCTTCTTTGTAGTTGACATCATCTTAAATGCATTTTATAGTTACCCACAGATGATGTAATATTTCCTCCATTTTTTCCCAGTTTCCAATCCTCCAATGTCATGAATCCTTCAATATCCTGCTCCAAATCCATGTCATCCTGTCACCATATCTGTGTGATGATTACTGGAGCATACTTATTGActtggaacttttctttctcacTCAAATGTATCTGATGGGTGTATACTGATGTATCCCCTTAATTATTTGCCATTGTATCTCAACCGACCTCTGAAGCTAAATTGCCACTTCACTCTAGCTCTGATTTCACACCCACATGACTGCcctaatttaagtttaaaataatagTCTGATACCCACTCCTGTCCCCGAAAATGGTTGTAAAATTCCATCAGATTAGGGTCACTGCTACCTCTGAGTGCCTTCACTGTGAGGTTGTTAATTAAACCTCTGTCATTGCACAACATCAAGTCCAGTACAACTGGCTCTCTGGTCAGCTTTAGAATATGCTGTTCAAAGCGACTATTTTGAGAACATTTTATGAACTCTTCATCAAGGCTACATTGGcgcatctgatttttccagtttaggtgcagtttaaattcctcatttcccaccatgctggtgctggtgctggtgctggtgcaagtcccacacagccctgaacccaCTTGTTCTCACCAGCCTGTGATgcacacattcatttctctaatcTGATTTGAATGTTTGGGGATGGGGGAGGTTATGAGAGCCACATGCAGTCCCAGAATTCCCTGCATCTTGTTACAGAATCGAAGGACAGAATTTGATCCCCAGTGTCTGTGCATGAGCACCACATCGTGTCCCAATCCCTCATCGTTTTCATTCACGTAATTGTCCAATTCTCTTCTAAAGGGGCTGAATGAACCTGACAATGCATTCTCCCACTTGCAATGGGAAAGGTGTTTCACCCTCCTCATATGAGAATTCCTTTGTTAGTCTCATTGAACTGGTATCCTCTGCTTCTGATTTCACCAACACAGTCAACAATGTCTCACTATCGACTCTGTTCTGATATCTCAGGATTCTGCACACACAAATCAGATCTCAAGTTAACTTCccttctccaaggagaaaagcCTCATGccaccaataaaagcaaaatgttgcagacGTTGCATAATTGGAAACAAAGAATACAGTACTACATTCTCagggtttgaaatgttaactattctTCCTcaccagatgctaccagacctgctgtgtttgtccgatttctgttttagtttaaaATTTCCAATGTTCACAGGGGTTTGTTTTATTGAAATGAAATCTCCATAGTGCTTTGattatctacagttcttttgtacCAGTGCACCAGTCTTCCTTCTATCCAGTTGCTGCatcctttattttcatttcaaattcattGTAACTTGTGATATTTAACACCCAGTTATGGCCACCTTCTGGCCAGACTGCCTGTGATGTCACTGTCAAACCATCGAAGCTGCATTTTGCGCTTCAACTTCAGTCCATTTGTGtatctgactctatgacagtccATAAACCTCACTCTCTCAGGTCTGAGACCTTCCCTTGTTCTTGTTTGCAAATACTACCTTTTTCACACTGTTTGAATTCTCACATTTCTTATGTGTGCCAATCATCTAAATCCTGTACCATCACTTTGGGTGTGATAACATACTGGCTGTGTGTTAGAAGGATTTCCTCATGCTGAGGAAATACTACATTCTTTTTAGTTCCAACAAGAAttgactgagaaagagagagaaaagaacatctCCAGTGACATAAAATCAGGTGAGATGAAATATCGCCATACATTCATTTCTCcacatatgtgtctgtgtgagatagtAACAGTATCTGCCAGATTTGCTGCTTCACTGGTCATGAACACTTGGTGCTTATCAAAATAAGTTTATAAATTTGAAAGGCTGCTATTTGAATTATTTCATGATGGTAATTTCCCATAACTTCTCAAAATGTTTCTCTAACTTCAACTAAAGCTGAGTTTCCTGACATACGCAATGCAGAAAGCTCTACTCGTGCAGACTTTGTGAAAACCCTACTAGTTACAAAACAAAATGCGGTGGGGCCCAAGTAAGCTTGAAGATTAACAACCGGTTGGTAAGAATTCATTGGCAGTACAAGCTGGTGTACTGCACGTGTGTGTTTTGCGCATGTACACTAATGGAGGTTTCAGGGGGGTATCAGTAAATGTCACCCTCAATTCATAAGCTTTAGAGATGAGCAGATAAGCATTCATTGTTGTCACTTAGAAAATTTCCTACATTGCAGACTGTTCTCCTGGGAAGCTGGTGTATACTGTCATAGCGTGCCAAAATACTTTGTAACATGGGAGTCCAAATCACTTTTAGTCATTTAATCTGTGCAACTACCTTCTTAAATGAGGTAAAGCATGTCTTGGCTCCATCCTTGTTAATTTAGATACAAAGCATAGATTCTTGGGTATATCAATTCCCTCAATGGAATCATTATTACCCTTCAGGGTATTACCTGTTTCTTACTTCTCTATTCTCACCTTTTCCTTGACAAACTCATGTTCTCCAATTCTTTATCTCTTtggagtttgatttttaaaatccacCTCCTTTTGCATTTCTCCTTGCTTTTCTGTCTCCATTATTCCCTGTTCACTTTGCCTTCTAATTTCATTACTCTCTATTTTTCATTTTCTATAATTTCAGGTATTTATATTTTTCTCAAAGTCCTGTCTCTTTTCATTTATAACTATATATCAGCCAATTCCAACTGTGATATCCTGCTTCAAAGTTTCCTTTCTTCCAACTCTAAATGTTGTAAAATGacttgaagtttctcatcctcaCAAGATCCTACTTGTACTTCTACCTTCAATTTATTTGCTAATTCTCTCGGTTTAGTTTTCAAAGATTTTAGATTGATCAGTGAATTATCTTTCACTTCCGGAAAACTCTTAGCCACATCTAAACCATTGTTAGGTTTTGTGCAACGAACATGCCCACTACACTCTGCTTTATGCCCTGGAACTATTCTGTAGCTGTTATTTGGACAAGAAAGACACAGATCGTTTTTAGAGCTAAGGAACTCCAAAATCCCATCAAGAGACCCCATGACCCTCcacatgttatgatcccagctgaagtCATTGTTAGACAAGCCAGGCAGAAATCTAATAGATTAACAATGTTATCTCTCACTAAAACATAAGCATATagtgctgcagattttgctttaacaattAAATAGAAACTAACTAGCAAAAGAGATGAATattaaaatagaataaaacaaacCATTTACTTATAGtacaatttgaaaaaaattatttttaaaaacacagtaaaCATATAACTACACAAATTGCAAAAACCCAGtcataaattaaaaagaaacaaaatagcttTTGTACATTACCCAATACAGCACTCATTGAAACATAGTAactgggagcaggaatagaccattcagcatttgagcctgccttgccattcatTGTGATCGTGACTGATCCTCATCTCAGTACACCATTCCTGCTTTTGCCCTGCACTTCTTGacacctttaaaatctaaaaaaaatccatctgcttgTTGAATATGTTCAGACTTGGCTTCACAGCCTTCTACGGGAgaaaattctacaggttcactaccctttcAATGAATAAGTGtttttcatttcagtcctaaatggcctagcctGTATCCAAGAGTTATGAAGTACTCACACCAGAGCCTCTGTGTCTGCACCTTTGCAGGTTTAACACACTTTTGGCTTTAATGCTTTAATGCTAGAGCTTCTCCCTGGAGCTATTATATACTCGAGCTTAAATATGCTCAGCAGCTTTAAGGTTTAGTTACAACATGTCTGGTGTGGGGCAAACTCTAACTCCTCATTCTAAGGTTATCTAGTTCACGATATCTCCTTCACTATTTAGAGAACTGAACTGCAGGGAATTCCTATTCCAATAACCTCAGAAGTCCACTCAAAACTCAAAGTGAAAGTGAATTTGCTCAACTGTTTAAAAGAAAGTTTTGTAAATATCAAACCTTGAGGCCCCATTATTTTCCTTATCGGGTTAGAAGATAATCTAAGAAGAACAAAAAATCCGTTAGTGGTGCTCGCAAAGATATCCAATTTACAGCCAGGCCTCAAaaacctgttttaaaataaac
The genomic region above belongs to Stegostoma tigrinum isolate sSteTig4 unplaced genomic scaffold, sSteTig4.hap1 scaffold_537, whole genome shotgun sequence and contains:
- the LOC132208800 gene encoding zinc finger protein 436-like, translating into MYKPWKCEYCGKRFSWPSQLEIHGRTHTGDRPFTCSKCGRGFRESTNLLAHQRVHTNDRPFKCSDCGKCYKCSGDLMSHKRVHTNEKPFRCSHCKTGFRKSPELCVHQRTHTGERPYTCSACRKGFINSSNLLRHQRVHSAKRTFKCSDCEETFKSSNNLLRHQCTHTGEKPFTCSVCRKAFTRSSTLVTHQRIHTGERPFTCSMCVKKFTCASHLLKHQRTHTEDRPFICSVCGKGFTESSNLLQHQRVHN